GCGCTGGCAGGGTTGATCGACTCGAAGTACGCGCCCTCGGCAGGCTCGTGCCACGCGCCGTCGATGAACAGCCCGAAGCGACGGTCGTAGCGGTCCAGCCATTCGTTGGCGGGCGCGGCGCTCTCGGGCGCGGGGCCGTACTCCAGCGTTTCGAATATCTCGGCGACCTTCAACGCGGTCTCCTACGCGATGGGATGACGGTGTCCGGCGGAATAGCGGCCGGTGACGTAGTGCTCGAGCTGCCGCTCGATGTCCGCGAGCAGTGAGCTCGCACCGAAACGGAACAGCTCTGGCGCGAGCCACCGGGTGCCCAGCTCCTCCTTCATGAGCAGCATCCACTCGAGCGACTGCTTCGCGGTACGGATTCCGCCCGCAGGCTTGAAGCCGACGATGTGACCGGTGCGCTCGTGGTAGTCGCGGATGGCGCGGGCCATGACGAGCCCCGTCGGCAACACGGCGTTGATGGACTCCTTGCCGGTGGACGTCTTGATGAAGTCGGCGCCCGCCATCATCGCGACCATCGATGCGCGCGCGATGTTGCGCAGCGTGCTGAGCTCGCCAGTGCCCAGGATGACCTTGATGTGCGCATCGCCGCACGCCTCACGGAACGCACGCACCTCATTGTACAACGCCTCCCATTCGCCATTCAGGACGTGGGCACGCGTGATCACCACATCGATTTCGCGCGCACCGGCAGCCACCGACGCCCGCACCTCTTCCAGACGCTGCGGGAAGGGAGACAGTCCGGCCGGGAATCCGGTGGATACCGCGGCCACCGGGATGCCGCTGCCGCGCAGCGCCTCGACGGCTGTCGGTACGAGCTGGTGGTAGACGCAGACGGCGGCAGTCGTAATGCCGAGATCTGCGGCGTCCAGCGCTTCGAGGATGTCCTGACGTACCGGGCGCATGGCCTTCGCGCACAGCCGGCGCACGTAGCCGGGCGTATCATCGCCCGCCAGCGTCGTCAGGTCCATCAGCGTGACGGCACGCAGCAGCCATGCAGCCTGCCATTCCTTCTTCACGGTGCGGCGCGTGCCGATCGTCGCCGTGCGACGTTCCACGGCGCTGCGGTTCACTCGCATATCGGCGATCCAGTCGAGCTCCAGGGGAAAGCCGGGATTTCGCTGGATTAGGCCGTGCTCGAGGCGGACGGGTCGCGTCATGGTTCCAGGTCGGGTCATGGGAAAAGAATAGCTTTCCGGCTCCACACTGGCGAGGCCGGGCGGTGCCGCAATCCCGCGGCCGGGTTGTGACTGGAGCGGCTGCCGCTGTACCTTCGGCCGCCATGAACAAACCTGACTACATCGTCTCCGATATTCACCTGGGCGCCGTGCCGGACGCCACGGAACGCCAGTTCGTGACGTTCCTGGAGCGTGTCGGGTCCGATGCCGGTACGCTGCTGATTGCCGGGGACCTGTTCGACTTCTGGTTCGAGTATGGCGAGGTGATACCCGGCCGGCATTTCCGGACACTGGCTGCGCTCGCCCACCTGGTCGACGCGGGGATGCCGGTGACCATGGCGGGTGGCAACCACGATGCCTGGGGCGGCCGTTTCCTGACGGAGCATGTCGGTATCACGTATTACACGGAGCCATTCCACACTCAGCTCGGCGGCCGGCGTGCCCTGGTGGCGCATGGCGATGGGCTGGGCCGCGGCGATTTCAAGTACCGGGCGCTCAAGGCGGTCATTCGCAGCCCTGTGGCGATCGGTGCATTCCGCGCGCTGCACCCCGAGCTCGGGCTGCGCCTGGCGCGGTCCGTGTCCACGACGCACGCGAAATCGGACGAAGATCTATCGGCGGAAGGGCGTGCGGGGTTCCTGGCGTCGTGGGCGACGGACCAGCTGAGTGCGGACCCGGACCTGGCGTGGGTGGTGTGCGGCCATTCGCACCTCCCGGTGCTGCACGAGCATGCACCCGGCCGCTGGTATCTGAATGCGGGCGACTGGATCTCCCACTACACATACATCGTCGTGGACGAGACGGGCGCTGAGCTGCGCACGTGGGAGACGGCTAAGGGCGTGGTCTGACTCAGGCGGCGTGACCCAGTCCCTCGACGTCGACCTGTTCGACGACACTGATGACGTTGCCAATGAACGTCCGGCCGACATCGCGGAAACGGAGCGGCGCGTCACTGGCGGCGAAGGTGTGGGCCGGCGGCTGCGGGTCCGTCCGGTGCAGGTCGAAACGGTCGAGCACCTCGGCGACCTCGCGGGCCGTCTCGGCGGCGGAATCGACAAGCTGAACGTCGGGTCCCATGACCTCGGCGATGAGCGAACGCAGCATCGGATAGTGCGTGCAGCCCAGGATCAGCACGTCCACATCCATCTCGTGCAGCGGCTTCAGGTATTCCTCCGCGACCAGACGGGCTGCGCTGTGCGAATACCAGCCTTCCTCGACGATCGGAACGAACAGCGGACACGGCTGGGCGTAGACACGTGCATCCGGAAGCAGGCGTCGTACGGCGAGGTCGTAGGCTCCTGAGCCGATCGTCCCGGCCGTCCCGATGACTCCGACGCGCGCCGATCTGGTCGCGCTCGCCGCGGCGCGTGCACCGGGCTCGATAACGCCCGTCACCGGAACCGGCAGCAGATCGGACAGTCGCTGCGCCGCGTGGGCCGTCGCCGTGTTGCACGCGATCACGATCATCTTCACGTCGCGCGAGAGCAGGAACGACGCGGACTCCTCCGAGTAGCGCAGGACCGTCGCCGGCGACTTCGGGCCGTACGGCACCCGCGCCGTGTCGCCGAAGTACACGATCCGCTCATTGGGCAGCCGTTGCAGCAGCTCGCGCACGACGGTGAGGCCGCCGATACCGGAGTCGAAAACGCCGATGGGACGGTCGTCCGCCATCAGTGCCTCCTCCCCAGCGGGATCTGCACGCCCAGATCCATGCGTCCACCCGGCGCCGGCTCCGCGATGACTTCGGCCGGGAAGTCCTTGAGGTGCGCGGTCACATAGGCATCTACGGCAGCGGCGAACGTGAAGAACAATGTGTACGTGATCCAGTCCTGGCGCTGCTGCCGCCGTGCGCGCGCGAGACTGCGTGCGTTCTGGAGCCCCGGATATCCGAGCAGGGCGGTTTCGTAGGCTTCAGGATCCTCCAGCTCCTCCGCGAGCGCCGAGTCCGCCGCCATCGCAGCCTCCAGTGAGTCGGTGGCCAGCGAAGTCAGGCGCTCTTCACGATCCTCCACTTCGTCCAGCCGGCGCAGCGTTTTCACAAGCATGAACCAGCTGGTGGACTGGAGCGTGAAATACACGGCCCCACGCGTGTACTCGCCAGTATACACGTGGCCCCACCCGGGGACGACCATCGCACGGACGAAGGCAGCACGCGGGCTGGGCAGCTCGTCCGGAATCGTATCCGCCACGGGCATCGTGTCCGGCTCGAGCACCGGATTCTGCGCGAGAGCCGGCGTGGCGGACAGCGCGATCGCCAGGCATGCGGCACAGAATGTCAGGCGACGCAGCATCTCAGCTCTTTCGTCCCGATGATGAAGGGGGGCGGCAGATCACGTTCAGGCGGCGCTCGGCGAGGCCGACCTCGATGTCGCCGCCGGCCTCACGCAACTCTCCGTCCAGCTGGAACGGGAGCGGGCGGCCGTCGTCCACGGACAGCGTGACGCGCGTCCCGCGATGCATCGATACCCCGGGCTGCCCGGCATGTGTGCCGCGGAGCACGCGGGCTACCACGCGGACAATGCGATGGAGTGGCAGCTCGCGCACGACACAAGCGTCGAGCACACCGTCGTCGGGGCGCGCGCTCGGGCAGACCAGGAAAGCGCCGCCGATCGACGGGCCGTTACAGACCGCCAGGATCATGATGCGCCCCGTGCTCTCCACACCGTCGACGACGATCCGAATCGGAAGCGGCCGGTAGTGGGCGAGGGCGCGCATGAGTGCGGTCAGATAGATCAGCATTCCCGGCATCCAGCCGGAACGTCGCATCTGTCGCACGACTTCGACGTCGATCCCGGTGCCCATGGCGTTCATGAAGTGCTCCAGTCCGCCGTCCCAACGCGCGACACCGACATCGACCGGAGACTCACAGCCACCTGCCAGCGTCTCGAAGGCCTGCGCTCGCGTGGCGCTGCCCGGCACCATCTTCACGAAGTCGTTGCCGGTCCCG
The Longimicrobiales bacterium genome window above contains:
- a CDS encoding diacylglycerol kinase family protein; translated protein: MRIILNPAARHGAGRRLRTVIERELESRSLDFDVVETEGPGHAVELARAAADAGIRRVVAAGGDGTVHEVANGLMAAAGAPPALGLIPIGTGNDFVKMVPGSATRAQAFETLAGGCESPVDVGVARWDGGLEHFMNAMGTGIDVEVVRQMRRSGWMPGMLIYLTALMRALAHYRPLPIRIVVDGVESTGRIMILAVCNGPSIGGAFLVCPSARPDDGVLDACVVRELPLHRIVRVVARVLRGTHAGQPGVSMHRGTRVTLSVDDGRPLPFQLDGELREAGGDIEVGLAERRLNVICRPPSSSGRKS
- the murI gene encoding glutamate racemase — translated: MADDRPIGVFDSGIGGLTVVRELLQRLPNERIVYFGDTARVPYGPKSPATVLRYSEESASFLLSRDVKMIVIACNTATAHAAQRLSDLLPVPVTGVIEPGARAAASATRSARVGVIGTAGTIGSGAYDLAVRRLLPDARVYAQPCPLFVPIVEEGWYSHSAARLVAEEYLKPLHEMDVDVLILGCTHYPMLRSLIAEVMGPDVQLVDSAAETAREVAEVLDRFDLHRTDPQPPAHTFAASDAPLRFRDVGRTFIGNVISVVEQVDVEGLGHAA
- the deoC gene encoding deoxyribose-phosphate aldolase → MTRPVRLEHGLIQRNPGFPLELDWIADMRVNRSAVERRTATIGTRRTVKKEWQAAWLLRAVTLMDLTTLAGDDTPGYVRRLCAKAMRPVRQDILEALDAADLGITTAAVCVYHQLVPTAVEALRGSGIPVAAVSTGFPAGLSPFPQRLEEVRASVAAGAREIDVVITRAHVLNGEWEALYNEVRAFREACGDAHIKVILGTGELSTLRNIARASMVAMMAGADFIKTSTGKESINAVLPTGLVMARAIRDYHERTGHIVGFKPAGGIRTAKQSLEWMLLMKEELGTRWLAPELFRFGASSLLADIERQLEHYVTGRYSAGHRHPIA
- a CDS encoding UDP-2,3-diacylglucosamine diphosphatase, whose protein sequence is MNKPDYIVSDIHLGAVPDATERQFVTFLERVGSDAGTLLIAGDLFDFWFEYGEVIPGRHFRTLAALAHLVDAGMPVTMAGGNHDAWGGRFLTEHVGITYYTEPFHTQLGGRRALVAHGDGLGRGDFKYRALKAVIRSPVAIGAFRALHPELGLRLARSVSTTHAKSDEDLSAEGRAGFLASWATDQLSADPDLAWVVCGHSHLPVLHEHAPGRWYLNAGDWISHYTYIVVDETGAELRTWETAKGVV
- a CDS encoding DUF5683 domain-containing protein, whose protein sequence is MLRRLTFCAACLAIALSATPALAQNPVLEPDTMPVADTIPDELPSPRAAFVRAMVVPGWGHVYTGEYTRGAVYFTLQSTSWFMLVKTLRRLDEVEDREERLTSLATDSLEAAMAADSALAEELEDPEAYETALLGYPGLQNARSLARARRQQRQDWITYTLFFTFAAAVDAYVTAHLKDFPAEVIAEPAPGGRMDLGVQIPLGRRH